Proteins co-encoded in one Brassica oleracea var. oleracea cultivar TO1000 chromosome C4, BOL, whole genome shotgun sequence genomic window:
- the LOC106339038 gene encoding protein argonaute 4-like: MSDVFSHRDSRLMDEVLNQKPHDICWAIALTRQATSILRSLGVIQDDQRLSIQYLINSARSSGPAPPGWKGGIGSLEQAAVFFKQGGAVLNTVCPFTTNVHSTVSSTNPSFTGQRRFVFETTIHRRSDFPSLKVFEQKLLSCLIQNPIATAVHDFPSLARIGKDVYVPNKHEESRRDMGHIDEQHVMLLCGSTPKHWLFQDSMGKRRGEAGYVKFMKTKETITEFAEMRFLYEEEQPDGQGKRKRQHSGRGGRGGKRGGGRGGGRVGGRGGGRGGGRGGGRVGGRGGGRVGGRGGGRGGGRVGGRGGGRVGVRVGVRVGGRVGGRRAKHCTLIPLQRYTKALNTFQRSALVEKSRQKPQERMNVLSKALKVSNYETEPLLRSCGISISSNFTQVEGRVLPAPKLKMGRGDVLFPRNGRWNFNNKQFVEPTEIDKWAVANFSASCNVRQLVDDLIRIGGSKGIEISAPFDVFEEGHQFPFYPPLIRVEKMFEEIQSKLPGAPQFLLCLIPERKNCNIYYSMLSVERTPAFTTVISKVQTIILGMDVSHGSPGQSDVPSIAAVVSSRQGPLVSKNKASVRTQPSKAEMIESLVKKNGTEDDGIIKFHFLDEIHFSPDELQELVHSLSYVYQRSITAISVVAPICYAHLAAAQLGTFMKFEDQSETSSSHGGVTAPGPVSVAQLPKLKDNVANSMFFC; the protein is encoded by the exons ATGAGCGACGTATTCAGTCACCGGGATTCAAGACTCATGGATGAGGTCTTGAATCAAAAACCACACGATATTTGCTGGGCCATCGCCCTCACAAGACAAGCGACGTCAATCCTACGATCATTAGGCGTCATTCAAGATGACCAGAGGCTCTCAATACAATACCTCATCAACTCAGCTCGATCTTCAGGGCCAGCTCCACCCGGTTGGAAGGGAGGTATTGGAAGCTTGGAACAAGCAGCAGTCTTTTTCAAGCAGGGAGGAGCAGTTTTGAACACTGTCTGCCCGTTCACTACTAACGTCCATTCTACAGTCAGTTCTACAAACCCGTCATTTACTGGACAGAGGAGATTTGTTTTTGAGACCACAATTCACCGTAGAAGTGATTTCCCAA GTTTAAAAGTGTTTGAACAAAAATTGCTTAGTTGTCTTATACAAAACCCAATTGCAACAGCAGTACACGACTTTCCCTCTCTCGCTCGTATTGGGAAG GATGTTTATGTACCAAACAAACACGAAGAAAGTCGCAGGGATATGGGCCATATCGATGAACAGCACGTGATGCTTCTTTGTGGGTCAACACCTAAGCACTGGTTATTTCAGGATTCCATGGGTAAACGTAGAGGAGAAGCTGGTTACGTAAAATTCATGAAAACCAAGGAAACTATCACCGAATTTGCCGAGATGAGGTTCTTGTACGAGGAAGAACAACCGGATGGGCAGGGAAAGAGAAAGAGGCAGCATTCCGGACGTGGTGGGCGCGGTGGTAAGCGCGGTGGTGGGCGCGGTGGTGGGCGCGTTGGTGGGCGCGGTGGTGGGCGCGGTGGTGGGCGCGGTGGTGGGCGCGTTGGTGGGCGCGGTGGTGGGCGCGTTGGTGGGCGCGGTGGTGGGCGCGGTGGTGGGCGCGTTGGTGGGCGCGGTGGTGGGCGCGTTGGTGTGCGCGTTGGTGTGCGCGTTGGTGGGCGCGTTGGTGGGCGGCGCGCAAAG CACTGCACCTTGATTCCCCTTCAGAGGTACACAAAGGCGCTGAACACTTTCCAGAGATCTGCCCTGGTTGAGAAATCTAGACAGAAGCCCCAAGAGAGGATGAACGTTCTGTCGAAA GCTCTGAAAGTGAGCAACTACGAAACTGAACCTCTCCTGCGTTCATGTGGCATTTCTATCAGCTCCAACTTCACTCAGGTGGAGGGTCGTGTTCTTCCAGCTCCTAAG CTGAAAATGGGACGTGGGGATGTACTGTTTCCGCGCAATGGTCGCTGGAATTTCAACAACAAG CAATTTGTTGAGCCAACCGAGATTGACAAATGGGCAGTTGCAAATTTCTCTGCTAGCTGTAATGTGCGTCAACTGGTTGATGATCTAATCCGAATTGGAGGATCCAAAGGAATT GAAATTTCTGCCCCATTTGATGTGTTTGAGGAGGGTCATCAGTTTCCCTTTTATCCTCCTCTGATTCGTGTAGAGAAGATGTTTGAAGAGATCCAGTCTAAGCTCCCTGGTGCTCCTCAGTTCCTTCTCTGTCTCATCCCCGAAAGGAAGAACTGCAACATTTACTATTCGATGTTGAGTGTGGAGCGTACTCCAGCCTTTACAACAGTGATTTCAAAGGTTCAAACCATCATCCTTGGGATGGATGTTTCACATGGATCTCCTGGACAGTCTGATGTCCCCTCCATTGCTGCG GTGGTGAGTTCAAGGCAGGGGCCTCTAGTCTCGAAAAACAAAGCATCTGTTCGGACACAGCCTTCAAAAGCTGAGATGATTGAGTCACTTGTCAAGAAAAATGGAACTGAAGATGATGGCATTATCAAGTTCCATTTTCTTGATGAGATTCATTTCTCTCCTGATGAGCTTCAAGAGCTCGTCCACTCGCTCTCTTACGT GTACCAAAGAAGCATAACCGCCATCTCTGTTG TTGCACCGATCTGCTATGCTCACTTGGCAGCTGCTCAGCTAGGAACGTTCATGAAGTTTGAAGATCAGTCTGAGACGTCCTCGAGCCATGGTGGCGTGACAGCTCCAGGACCGGTCTCTGTTGCGCAGCTCCCTAAACTCAAAGACAACGTCGCCAACTCCATGTTCTTCTGTTAG
- the LOC106336590 gene encoding probable WRKY transcription factor 21 isoform X1, producing MGFDMEEIEGTNRAAVESCHRVLNLLHQQDHGSSLVSETREAVSRFNRVGSLLSKSVGHARFRRANKKPLTHLSQAIFLDPCLLQTTQLPESSQKLRSGFHELSLRPNDSLTLGTRSFSLKAPPLFQLNQQQQQQQLHERLQAHHLHQQQQQRHHQAEIMLRKCSGGISLSFDNSSCTPTMSSTRSFVSSLSIDGSVANAEGRNSSHLVGDQSLLPHSKRKCLLKGDEHGSSSRCHCSKKRKHRVRRSIRVPAISNKVADIPPDDYSWRKYGQKPIKGSPYPRGYYKCSSMRGCPARKHVERCVEDPAMLIVTYEAEHSHPKLPSQAVTT from the exons ATGG GGTTCGACATGGAGGAGATAGAAGGAACCAACAGAGCAGCCGTAGAGAGTTGTCATAGAGTTCTTAACCTCTTACATCAACAAGATCATGGGAGTAGTTTAGTGTCTGAAACTAGAGAAGCTGTGTCTAGGTTCAATAGAGTTGGGAGTCTGTTAAGCAAAAGCGTGGGTCATGCCAGGTTTAGAAGAGCCAATAAGAAGCCTCTGACTCATTTGTCTCAAGCCATCTTCCTTGATCCTTGTCTTCTCCAAACAACTCAACTTCCAGAATCATCTCAGAAACTCCGGTCTGGTTTCCATGAACTGAGCTTGAGACCCAATGATTCTCTCACTTTAGGGACCCGGTCTTTCAGTTTAAAAGCCCCTCCTCTCTTTCAGCTTAACCAACAACAGCAGCAGCAGCAGTTGCATGAACGGTTGCAGGCTCACCATCTACATCAGCAGCAGCAACAAAGACATCATCAAGCTGAGATTATGCTAAGGAAGTGCAGTGGAGGGATAAGTCTGAGCTTCGATAACTCGAGCTGTACACCAACCATGTCATCCACTAGGTCCTTTGTTTCATCGCTTAGCATAGATGGTAGCGTGGCCAATGCAGAAGGGAGAAACTCCTCTCATTTGGTAGGTGATCAGAGTTTATTACCACACTCCAAGAGAAAATGCCTCTTGAAAGGAGACGAACATGGAAGCTCTAGCCGATGCCACTGCTCTAAGAAGAG GAAACACAGGGTTAGGAGATCGATCAGAGTGCCTGCTATAAGCAACAAGGTTGCAGACATACCTCCTGATGATTACTCGTGGCGAAAGTATGGTCAGAAACCCATCAAGGGCTCTCCTTATCCCAG GGGATATTACAAGTGCAGTAGCATGAGAGGTTGTCCAGCGAGGAAGCACGTAGAGAGATGTGTGGAAGATCCGGCAATGCTTATTGTTACTTACGAAGCAGAGCATAGCCACCCGAAACTGCCGTCTCAAGCCGTAACAACATAA
- the LOC106336747 gene encoding photosystem II reaction center W protein, chloroplastic: protein MASFTASASTVSVARPALLLKPTLAISAPVLGLPPMGKRKGGVRCSMEPKQGNVSAVGAGVSAAATAALTAVMSNPAMALVDDRMSTEGTGLPFGLSNNLLGWILLGVFGLIWTFYFTYTSSLDEDEESGLSL from the exons ATGGCTAGCTTCACTGCCTCTGCTTCCACCGTCTCTGTCGCTCGTCCTGCTCTCCTTCTCAAGCCCACCCTCGCCATCTCCGCTCCTGTTCTTG GTTTGCCTCCAATGGGGAAGAGGAAGGGAGGGGTGAGATGCTCAATGGAGCCAAAGCAAGGAAACGTCTCAGCCGTGGGGGCTGGAGTTTCCGCGGCGGCGACAGCAGCTTTAACGGCTGTGATGAGCAACCCGGCCATGGCGTTGGTGGATGACAGGATGTCCACGGAAGGAACCGGACTACCCTTTGGGCTGAGCAACAACCTCTTGGGGTGGATTCTTTTGGGAGTGTTTGGTTTGATCTGGACGTTCTACTTTACCTACACTTCATCTCTCGACGAGGATGAAGAATCTGGTCTTTCTCTCTGA
- the LOC106339384 gene encoding E3 ubiquitin protein ligase DRIP2, translating into MEGEMEMMAKVKREKVVACMTCSLCDNLLRDATTISECLHTFCRKCIYEKITEDEIECCPVCDIDLGGTPLEKLRPDHILQDLRAKIFPLKRKRDKDLEITLPARRKERSISSLVVNTPRLSAQTGTTGKRTTKSLMRKDVRGSSGSFTKRGVKKEEDHHTESASSPETLKKFTQKKRQSSYAEANQSLSNRRNKDVAEPWDSLHLINFLVDVANGTKPSSSSQGLDPNSEHGNASHSDVLGNKTKTKDNKRKCKLEEEITTNGDPTTTEAGTVKRTRRTRRKRSSAFGDPRTPPLPDAESLKQERRNGPVWFSLVASNNQEGETSLPQIPANYLRIRDGNIPVSFIQKYLMRKLELKSETEVEIRCMGEPVIPTLQLHSLVELWLQTTTSKHERVTASIGSSAKEFVMVLVYARKLPECNN; encoded by the exons ATGGAAGGAGAGATGGAGATGATGGCTAAGGTGAAGAGGGAGAAGGTGGTGGCATGCATGACTTGTTCTCTCTGCGACAACCTCCTCCGTGACGCCACCACTATCTCCGAGTGCCTTCACACCT TTTGTAGAAAATGCATATATGAGAAAATCACAGAGGATGAGATAGAGTGCTGTCCGGTATGCGATATTGACCTCGGGGGTACCCCGCTGGAGAAACTAAG GCCCGACCACATTTTGCAAGACCTGAGAGCTAAAATATTTCCTCTAAAACGAAAAAGAGACAAGGATCTTGAAATCACATTACCTGCAAGGAGGAAAGAGAGGTCTATCTCGTCTTTGGTGGTGAACACACCTAGGCTTTCAGCACAAACTGGCACAACAGGGAAAAGAACAACAAAGTCTCTCATGAGAAAAGATGTACGTGGTAGTAGTGGTTCATTCACTAAGAGAGGTGTGAAGAAGGAAGAAGATCATCATACAGAGAGCGCAAGCTCCCCTGAAACACTTAAAAAGTTCACTCAGAAGAAAAGGCAG TCGTCATATGCAGAGGCTAATCAGTCCCTATCTAATCGAAGAAACAAGGATGTTGCTGAACCTTGGGATTCCTTGCATCTTATAAATTTTCTTGTGGATGTGGCAAACGGCACAAAGCCCTCATCTAGCTCTCAAGGGTTGGACCCAAACTCTGAGCACGGAAACGCATCTCACAGTGACGTTCTGGGGAATAAAACCAAAACAAAGGATAATAAACGAAAGTGTAAGCTTGAGGAAGAGATCACCACTAATGGTGATCCTACAACAACGGAAGCTGGTACAGTTAAAAGAACACGAAGGACTCGCCGTAAAAGGTCATCCGCTTTTGGTGATCCAAGAACTCCACCACTACCAGATGCAGAAAGTCTGAAACAGGAGAGGAGGAATGGTCCGGTTTGGTTCTCACTCGTGGCTTCAAACAATCA GGAAGGAGAAACATCACTGCCACAGATTCCAGCAAACTACTTGAGAATAAG GGATGGAAATATTCCAGTTTCTTTTATCCAAAAGTACCTCATGAGGAAGCTTGAGCTCAAGAGTGAAACTGAG GTAGAGATAAGATGTATGGGAGAACCGGTGATCCCAACGTTGCAGCTTCACAGCTTAGTGGAGCTATGGTTGCAGACAACAACTTCTAAACATGAAAGAGTCACTGCATCGATAGGTTCCTCTGCAAAGGAGTTTGTAATGGTGCTAGTTTATGCTCGGAAGCTCCCTGAATGCAACAACTAA
- the LOC106336590 gene encoding probable WRKY transcription factor 21 isoform X2 produces MGFDMEEIEGTNRAAVESCHRVLNLLHQQDHGSSLVSETREAVSRFNRVGSLLSKSVGHARFRRANKKPLTHLSQAIFLDPCLLQTTQLPESSQKLRSGFHELSLRPNDSLTLGTRSFSLKAPPLFQLNQQQQQQQLHERLQAHHLHQQQQQRHHQAEIMLRKCSGGISLSFDNSSCTPTMSSTRSFVSSLSIDGSVANAEGRNSSHLVGDQSLLPHSKRKCLLKGDEHGSSSRCHCSKKRKHRVRRSIRVPAISNKVADIPPDDYSWRKYGQKPIKGSPYPSGVLKIAGDITSAVA; encoded by the exons ATGG GGTTCGACATGGAGGAGATAGAAGGAACCAACAGAGCAGCCGTAGAGAGTTGTCATAGAGTTCTTAACCTCTTACATCAACAAGATCATGGGAGTAGTTTAGTGTCTGAAACTAGAGAAGCTGTGTCTAGGTTCAATAGAGTTGGGAGTCTGTTAAGCAAAAGCGTGGGTCATGCCAGGTTTAGAAGAGCCAATAAGAAGCCTCTGACTCATTTGTCTCAAGCCATCTTCCTTGATCCTTGTCTTCTCCAAACAACTCAACTTCCAGAATCATCTCAGAAACTCCGGTCTGGTTTCCATGAACTGAGCTTGAGACCCAATGATTCTCTCACTTTAGGGACCCGGTCTTTCAGTTTAAAAGCCCCTCCTCTCTTTCAGCTTAACCAACAACAGCAGCAGCAGCAGTTGCATGAACGGTTGCAGGCTCACCATCTACATCAGCAGCAGCAACAAAGACATCATCAAGCTGAGATTATGCTAAGGAAGTGCAGTGGAGGGATAAGTCTGAGCTTCGATAACTCGAGCTGTACACCAACCATGTCATCCACTAGGTCCTTTGTTTCATCGCTTAGCATAGATGGTAGCGTGGCCAATGCAGAAGGGAGAAACTCCTCTCATTTGGTAGGTGATCAGAGTTTATTACCACACTCCAAGAGAAAATGCCTCTTGAAAGGAGACGAACATGGAAGCTCTAGCCGATGCCACTGCTCTAAGAAGAG GAAACACAGGGTTAGGAGATCGATCAGAGTGCCTGCTATAAGCAACAAGGTTGCAGACATACCTCCTGATGATTACTCGTGGCGAAAGTATGGTCAGAAACCCATCAAGGGCTCTCCTTATCCCAG TGGTGTGTTGAAAATTGCAGGGGATATTACAAGTGCAGTAGCATGA
- the LOC106337369 gene encoding probable galacturonosyltransferase 5 isoform X1: MNQIRRWRRILILSLLLLSVVTPIVFLSNRIKSITSVDRGEFIEEVSDIRYKTNDDLRLTAFEQDGEGFKEPKRILKDDELNPVVRSSVSNKSHDGSQSSERDKTLVLSEMSEGNSNKTKEEQALVSQQTTVSSDTAEKISAKDIQASPKTKFQRPLAKSEKTSRAQLGPATDDRIKEIRDKIIQAKAYLNLALPGNNSQIVKELRVRTKELERAVGDATKDKHLSKSSPQRLKAMELALYKVSRVFHNCPAIATKLHAMTYKSEEQARAQKKQAAHLMHLAARTTPKGLHCLSMRLTTEYFTLDHERAKPFQQSYINPDLYHYVVFSDNVLACAVVVNSTISSSKDPGKIVFHVVTDSLNYPSISMWFILNPVSRATIQILNIDDMNVLPLDHAQLLMKQNSSDPRVISALNHARFYLPNIFPGLDKIVLFDHDVVVQRDLSRLWSLDMNGKVVGAVETCHKGEPSYIAMDTLINFSDAWVAEKFDPKACTWAFGMNLFDLKEWRRQNLTSVYLNYFNQGIKRHLWKAGSLPLGWLTFFGQAIPLEKRWNVVGLGHESGVKAGDIEEAAVIHYDGIMKPWLDIRIDKYKRYWNIHVPYHHPYLQRCNIHD; this comes from the exons ATGAATCAAATCCGTCGCTGGCGGAGGATTTTGATCCTCTCTCTGCTACTGCTATCCGTCGTTACTCCGATTGTCTTCCTCTCGAATCGGATCAAGAGCATCACTTCCGTCG ATAGAGGAGAGTTCATTGAAGAAGTGTCTGACATT AGATACAAGACGAATGATGATCTTAGACTTACCGCCTTTGAACAG GATGGAGAAGGCTTCAAGGAGCCTAAACGAATTCTGAAGGATGATGAGTTGAATCCTGTGGTTAGGTCTAGTGTTTCTAATAAAAGTCATGATGGTTCGCAGTCTAGTGAGCGAGACAAAACACTTGTTCTCTCAGAAATGAGTGAGG GAAACAGTAACAAAACCAAGGAGGAGCAAGCATTAGTTTCACAGCAAACCACTGTAAGCTCTGATACAGCG GAGAAAATTTCAGCAAAAGATATTCAAGCTAGTCCTAAAACCAAGTTCCAGCGCCCTTTGGCTAAGAGCGAAAAGACTTCAAGGGCTCAGCTTGGACCAGCAACAGATGATAGGATAAAGGAGATCAGAGACAAAATCATCCAAGCTAAAGCCTATCTGAATTTGGCCCTTCCTGGGAATAACTCCCAAATAGTGAAGGAGTTGAGAGTTCGAACAAAAGAGCTGGAACGGGCTGTCGGTGATGCCACCAAAGACAAACATTTGTCAAAGAG CTCCCCTCAAAGACTGAAGGCCATGGAGCTTGCATTATACAAAGTCAGTCGGGTCTTTCACAATTGCCCTGCCATCGCTACCAAACTCCATGCCATGACTTATAAATCCGAAGAACAAGCTCGGGCGCAGAAGAAGCAAGCAGCACATTTAATGCACCTTGCAGCAAGGACTACCCCAAAAGGACTTCACTGCCTCTCAATGCGTTTGACAACAGAATACTTTACCTTGGATCATGAAAGAGCAAAGCCTTTTCAGCAAAGTTATATCAATCCTGATCTCTACCATTACGTTGTCTTCTCTGACAATGTTTTGGCCTGTGCGGTTGTTGTTAACTCTACAATTTCCTCGTCAAAG GACCCGGGAAAGATAGTATTCCATGTTGTGACGGATTCACTCAATTACCCATCAATCTCAATGTGGTTTATTTTAAACCCAGTTAGCAGAGCAACAATCCAAATCCTAAACATTGATGATATGAATGTCCTGCCTTTAGACCATGCTCAATTGCTGATGAAGCAAAACTCAAGTGATCCGCGAGTCATTTCAGCGCTCAACCATGCACGCTTCTATCTCCCGAATATTTTCCCAGGTCTGGACAAGATCGTATTGTTTGACCATGATGTAGTAGTTCAGAGAGACCTAAGTAGACTATGGAGCCTCGATATGAATGGGAAAGTTGTTGGAGCTGTAGAGACTTGTCACAAAGGTGAACCTTCATATATTGCTATGGACACACTCATAAACTTCTCAGATGCATGGGTTGCCGAGAAATTTGACCCTAAGGCTTGCACTTGGGCGTTTGGGATGAATCTGTTTGATCTCAAAGAATGGAGAAGACAGAATCTGACATCTGTGTACCTGAACTACTTCAACCAG GGAATAAAAAGACATCTCTGGAAAGCGGGGAGCTTGCCACTAGGTTGGTTGACATTCTTTGGGCAAGCGATACCATTGGAGAAGAGATGGAATGTGGTTGGGTTAGGACACGAATCAGGAGTCAAAGCAGGAGACATCGAAGAAGCAGCGGTTATACACTACGACGGGATCATGAAGCCATGGCTGGACATCAGGATAGACAAATACAAGCGGTACTGGAACATACATGTACCTTACCATCACCCATACTTGCAACGGTGCAACATTCACGATTGA
- the LOC106337369 gene encoding probable galacturonosyltransferase 5 isoform X2 encodes MNQIRRWRRILILSLLLLSVVTPIVFLSNRIKSITSVDRGEFIEEVSDIRYKTNDDLRLTAFEQDGEGFKEPKRILKDDELNPVVRSSVSNKSHDGSQSSERDKTLVLSEMSEGNSNKTKEEQALVSQQTTEKISAKDIQASPKTKFQRPLAKSEKTSRAQLGPATDDRIKEIRDKIIQAKAYLNLALPGNNSQIVKELRVRTKELERAVGDATKDKHLSKSSPQRLKAMELALYKVSRVFHNCPAIATKLHAMTYKSEEQARAQKKQAAHLMHLAARTTPKGLHCLSMRLTTEYFTLDHERAKPFQQSYINPDLYHYVVFSDNVLACAVVVNSTISSSKDPGKIVFHVVTDSLNYPSISMWFILNPVSRATIQILNIDDMNVLPLDHAQLLMKQNSSDPRVISALNHARFYLPNIFPGLDKIVLFDHDVVVQRDLSRLWSLDMNGKVVGAVETCHKGEPSYIAMDTLINFSDAWVAEKFDPKACTWAFGMNLFDLKEWRRQNLTSVYLNYFNQGIKRHLWKAGSLPLGWLTFFGQAIPLEKRWNVVGLGHESGVKAGDIEEAAVIHYDGIMKPWLDIRIDKYKRYWNIHVPYHHPYLQRCNIHD; translated from the exons ATGAATCAAATCCGTCGCTGGCGGAGGATTTTGATCCTCTCTCTGCTACTGCTATCCGTCGTTACTCCGATTGTCTTCCTCTCGAATCGGATCAAGAGCATCACTTCCGTCG ATAGAGGAGAGTTCATTGAAGAAGTGTCTGACATT AGATACAAGACGAATGATGATCTTAGACTTACCGCCTTTGAACAG GATGGAGAAGGCTTCAAGGAGCCTAAACGAATTCTGAAGGATGATGAGTTGAATCCTGTGGTTAGGTCTAGTGTTTCTAATAAAAGTCATGATGGTTCGCAGTCTAGTGAGCGAGACAAAACACTTGTTCTCTCAGAAATGAGTGAGG GAAACAGTAACAAAACCAAGGAGGAGCAAGCATTAGTTTCACAGCAAACCACT GAGAAAATTTCAGCAAAAGATATTCAAGCTAGTCCTAAAACCAAGTTCCAGCGCCCTTTGGCTAAGAGCGAAAAGACTTCAAGGGCTCAGCTTGGACCAGCAACAGATGATAGGATAAAGGAGATCAGAGACAAAATCATCCAAGCTAAAGCCTATCTGAATTTGGCCCTTCCTGGGAATAACTCCCAAATAGTGAAGGAGTTGAGAGTTCGAACAAAAGAGCTGGAACGGGCTGTCGGTGATGCCACCAAAGACAAACATTTGTCAAAGAG CTCCCCTCAAAGACTGAAGGCCATGGAGCTTGCATTATACAAAGTCAGTCGGGTCTTTCACAATTGCCCTGCCATCGCTACCAAACTCCATGCCATGACTTATAAATCCGAAGAACAAGCTCGGGCGCAGAAGAAGCAAGCAGCACATTTAATGCACCTTGCAGCAAGGACTACCCCAAAAGGACTTCACTGCCTCTCAATGCGTTTGACAACAGAATACTTTACCTTGGATCATGAAAGAGCAAAGCCTTTTCAGCAAAGTTATATCAATCCTGATCTCTACCATTACGTTGTCTTCTCTGACAATGTTTTGGCCTGTGCGGTTGTTGTTAACTCTACAATTTCCTCGTCAAAG GACCCGGGAAAGATAGTATTCCATGTTGTGACGGATTCACTCAATTACCCATCAATCTCAATGTGGTTTATTTTAAACCCAGTTAGCAGAGCAACAATCCAAATCCTAAACATTGATGATATGAATGTCCTGCCTTTAGACCATGCTCAATTGCTGATGAAGCAAAACTCAAGTGATCCGCGAGTCATTTCAGCGCTCAACCATGCACGCTTCTATCTCCCGAATATTTTCCCAGGTCTGGACAAGATCGTATTGTTTGACCATGATGTAGTAGTTCAGAGAGACCTAAGTAGACTATGGAGCCTCGATATGAATGGGAAAGTTGTTGGAGCTGTAGAGACTTGTCACAAAGGTGAACCTTCATATATTGCTATGGACACACTCATAAACTTCTCAGATGCATGGGTTGCCGAGAAATTTGACCCTAAGGCTTGCACTTGGGCGTTTGGGATGAATCTGTTTGATCTCAAAGAATGGAGAAGACAGAATCTGACATCTGTGTACCTGAACTACTTCAACCAG GGAATAAAAAGACATCTCTGGAAAGCGGGGAGCTTGCCACTAGGTTGGTTGACATTCTTTGGGCAAGCGATACCATTGGAGAAGAGATGGAATGTGGTTGGGTTAGGACACGAATCAGGAGTCAAAGCAGGAGACATCGAAGAAGCAGCGGTTATACACTACGACGGGATCATGAAGCCATGGCTGGACATCAGGATAGACAAATACAAGCGGTACTGGAACATACATGTACCTTACCATCACCCATACTTGCAACGGTGCAACATTCACGATTGA